Proteins encoded in a region of the Nitrospirota bacterium genome:
- the ispE gene encoding 4-(cytidine 5'-diphospho)-2-C-methyl-D-erythritol kinase: MLTINAPAKINWFLNVICRRDDGFHEIRSVVQKIALYDKLTFSPSSELNIATDSDIPTEDNLVYKAARLLKKRYNVDAGALISLEKKIPVGAGLGGGSSDAAAALVGLNQLWSLNLSLNELSSSAQEIGSDVPLFLYDSISYLQGRGEKVVSYRALAPVYLLIVKPYFNVSTAWAYENFQLSGEDLPGSSKSARPIGVNSCRDSGLTKKADKDDNIRHFISKISKAEVSDIAGYIFNDLEAVTVKRYPLIAEIKDRLLAQGAAAALMSGSGSAVFGVFDSLAKAGDVSESFTGFWTAAVKTITD; encoded by the coding sequence ATGCTCACCATTAATGCCCCTGCAAAGATAAATTGGTTCCTGAATGTCATCTGCCGCCGTGATGATGGTTTTCACGAGATCCGGAGCGTGGTCCAGAAGATAGCCTTGTATGACAAGCTGACTTTTTCACCTTCAAGTGAACTGAACATTGCGACTGATTCTGATATTCCTACTGAAGATAATCTCGTTTATAAGGCCGCTCGTCTTCTTAAGAAAAGATATAATGTTGACGCAGGAGCTCTGATCAGCCTGGAGAAAAAGATCCCTGTCGGCGCAGGATTAGGCGGGGGGAGCAGTGATGCAGCTGCCGCTCTGGTCGGATTAAATCAGCTCTGGTCGCTCAATCTGTCATTAAATGAACTCTCCTCATCAGCTCAGGAGATAGGCTCGGATGTCCCGTTGTTTCTGTATGATTCGATATCCTATCTTCAGGGAAGGGGTGAAAAGGTCGTTTCTTACAGGGCATTGGCTCCGGTTTATCTTTTGATCGTAAAGCCGTATTTTAATGTTTCTACAGCCTGGGCGTATGAGAATTTTCAGCTTTCCGGCGAAGACTTGCCAGGAAGTTCCAAGTCAGCACGGCCTATCGGGGTCAATTCCTGCCGGGATTCCGGGTTGACAAAAAAAGCGGATAAAGACGATAATATCAGGCATTTTATCAGTAAAATCAGTAAGGCTGAAGTATCTGATATTGCAGGTTATATTTTTAATGACCTCGAGGCCGTCACCGTCAAAAGATATCCTTTGATAGCAGAGATAAAGGACAGGCTGCTGGCACAAGGCGCGGCTGCGGCTCTTATGAGCGGAAGCGGGTCTGCCGTCTTCGGGGTCTTTGACTCTCTGGCAAAGGCCGGGGATGTTTCTGAATCTTTTACCGGGTTTTGGACAGCGGCTGTTAAAACAATAACAGACTAA